In Hymenobacter volaticus, the genomic window AGCTGGAATCTATTGCACCACTATTCAATCGATGCGTGATTTTTGAAACCAATGAAGTCTCGTATCATGGTCATCCTAAACCTTTGGCAGCTCCCGGTGGTATCACTCGTAAATCATTAGCTGTCTATTATTATACAAAAGACCGGCCGGCCAATGAAATTGCAGGGAGCATAATACAGTGTATGTCAACACGGAGGGTACAGGTGGATTATTGAAAAATTTTAAATCTGGCTTGAAAGCGGCTGTTGAGAGAACAAAAAATAAAATTTAGGTAGGATATTTTATTTATTCAATAAATCCTGTGCCATAAAGTGCAGGATTTATTATTTTGTCATTTTGACTTTCTTAACAGGATTCTGTGGTGACTAATTTATGTCATATACCAGTGTGTTAATCTTAATTTGTGTGATTAATATATTTATATGATTAAAATTTGGCGCTGGTAAAGTAGTAGGTGATTATTATTTCAGGTGTGGTAAGTGCGTCAGCACAATTCTACGCAAAAAATGCAGCGAATAACTTAAGTACCAGTGCACAGCTTGTCGCTACCAGGCCGTGTTTTCGCCTGCTGCACCCGCGAGGGCGGTACCCTCACAGGTGTAGAGAGTTGCTGCTCTAGTGGGGGGTGTTGCAACGGGCCATCTTGTGCTTAATGGACGCCTCGCGTTCCATTGTTATCGAGTTGACAAAAAAGCGCAGCACACGCTGTAGCTATGGCCCAAGCCGTGTCGGCCACGCGTACTCGAACTAGATGAAATGTAGACTTATGCTGGGCGCAAAAAAACGCAAATCTGGCTCTAGAAGGCTGTGAAGCGCCACACAAGGCTGGAGGCTATGCTCGCGTGGGACCGCCACCTTGCGCCAGTTGTGGCAGGCCTTGCCAAATGAGTACCGTACGGGCACGTGGTATTTTACGGACGAATGGGAAGCATATGGCCAGGTTTTGGCGCAGCCTGCGCATCGGCCCAGCCCTAAAGAGGCGGCAAGAACAGCATCGTAGAGAGCGCCAACCAACTGTGCATTAAGCCAAAAGACGCCGTACTGGTGCGTAAAACCTGCTCTTTCAGTCTGTGTTTAGCTATACCATGTGTGCATCCAACTGATCATCGAAAAGCATAATCACCGACTAAATTCAACCTAAAGTACTTCGTAATTTACCACCGTCTAAAATTTATTGTAGTGTCAGGCTTTAAAAGAAAGGTCGCCATTCTCCAATCTAACTACATTCCTTGGCGAGGCTATTTCGATCTTATTGCGAGTGTAGACGAATTTATTGTCTATGACGATATGCAGTACACTAAAAACGACTGGCGTAATCGCAACCGCATTCGCACAGCACACGGCACCCAGTGGCTAAGTATACCTGTGCGTCGCAATACACTACACCAAAGTATTCGCGATACGCATGTAATGGACTTGCGCTGGGCACCTCGCCACTGGCGCACGCTCAGCCAAGCATATACTCGAGCCAGTTGTTTTCAGTTTGGTCGTGACGTACTAGCGGACTTGTATGTTCAAGCAGCTTCGCTAAACTATCTAAGTGAAATCAACCTTTTGTTTTTGAGATCTATCTGCGCCGCTCTAGGATTTAGCACTCGCATCAGTTGCTCCAGCGATTATACATATGATTTGTTGGCAGACCGTACCACCCGGCTAGTACAATTGCTGCAGGCTGTAAACGGAAACTACTACCTGTCAGGTCCGGCGGCACAAGTCTACTTAAACCAGCAGCAGATGACTACAGCGGGGATTGAAGTTCAGTGGATGGACTATAGCGGCTACAAACCCTATCAACAGGTGCACGGAGAACCTTTTGAATCAGCAGTTTCTATTGTGGATTTGCTTTTTAATATGGGCCCGGCTGCTACTTGTTACCTGAGTACAAGCAACTCGTCAAGGGCTGAAATATGATTACAGCAACGCCTAGTGCAGTAAAGTACTCGGTAGTTGTGCCTGTTTTCCAAGGACAAGATACCTTACGCCCGTTAGCAGAGAAGTTGCAGGAATTCTTTGTCAAGGCCGGCTATTCTTATGAACTGATTTTTGTGCACGATGGTGGTCAAGCGGCAGCTTGGGATGTAGTTCTGCAGTTGCGGCAAGAGTTTGGCCCCGCCTGCGTGAAGGCCATTCGGCTGTCGCGCAACTTCGGACAGCACAACGCCCTACTTTGCGGCTTCGGGCACGCAAGCGGGCAATTTATTGTCACACTCGACGAGGATTTGCAGCATTCTCCGTCTGATATACATCTTCTTGTTCAGCGCCAAGTCGCCGGAAATTTTGATGTAGTATATGGTTGCTATGAGTCTCGGCAGCACGCAAGCTGGCGCAATCTGACTTCAGGACTGCTACGGCGTATGCTGCGTTTGGGCATCCCGGAGTTGCACGCTAATTATTCTGCATTTCGTCTTTTGAAAACTAGTGTTGCGCGTCATTGCCTGACTATGCGCAACTCGTATACCTTCCTCGATGGCTATCTTACCTGGGTAACAAGCAATGTTGGCAGCATTCAGGTCACTCACCAGCCGCGAACTATCGGCCGCAGTAGTTATACACTAGGTCGGCTAATACGGCACTCCATTAACATATTTGTTACATTCTCCGACTTGCCGGTGCGGATGCTTAGCTATGCGTCTCTCGTAGTATTCATCCTCACTACTTTATATTCGGGCTATATTCTGTTGCGCAAGCTGTTCTTCAACGACTTACTGCCTGGCTTTGCATCCCTCATCATTGCTATTGGCTTTGGGGTTGGATTACTGCTGCTAGGTATGGGAATACTAGGGGAATATATCCACCGCATCAACCTCAAAACCACCCGTCGCCCCGACTTTATAGAGGCAGAAACGTTGGAGTAACTGCCCGATTTCTAGGTAATATCTACTACGGTATTAGAAGCTGCTTTATTTGCTGTTAATTGACAATCAGCAGAAACAAACCTGATACATGAAACGAACTGCTATTATTGGAGCAGGGGCACTAGGGCAACAACTGGCGCAACATCTGCGGCAAACGGTAGGGTGGCAAGTAGCAGGGTTCTTCGACGATTGGTATGCCACCAGTACCGGGCCTGAACCTGTATTCGGTAAAGTAGCTGACGTAGCGGCAGCATATGCTGCTGGCCGCTTCGACAATTTATTGATTGGTATTGGGTATCACCATATGGCCCGCCGACAAGAGCTATTTGAAGACCTGCTAGCAGCGGGCCTACCGTTTGCGCAATTTGTGCACCCTGCTGCTTACGTTGATGTAAGCGCGGTATTAGCGCCAGGGGTATTTGTTTCGCCCGGCTGTATACTCGACTTGAATGTACGGCTGGAAGCCAATGTGCTGCTGTACACAGGGTGCATTGTGGCGCATGATAGCGCGATAGGCTCACATACAATCATGGGCCCCGGTGTCCGGTTGGCGGGTCGGGTCAGGATAGGGGAG contains:
- a CDS encoding WbqC family protein, with the translated sequence MSGFKRKVAILQSNYIPWRGYFDLIASVDEFIVYDDMQYTKNDWRNRNRIRTAHGTQWLSIPVRRNTLHQSIRDTHVMDLRWAPRHWRTLSQAYTRASCFQFGRDVLADLYVQAASLNYLSEINLLFLRSICAALGFSTRISCSSDYTYDLLADRTTRLVQLLQAVNGNYYLSGPAAQVYLNQQQMTTAGIEVQWMDYSGYKPYQQVHGEPFESAVSIVDLLFNMGPAATCYLSTSNSSRAEI
- a CDS encoding glycosyltransferase family 2 protein; its protein translation is MPVFQGQDTLRPLAEKLQEFFVKAGYSYELIFVHDGGQAAAWDVVLQLRQEFGPACVKAIRLSRNFGQHNALLCGFGHASGQFIVTLDEDLQHSPSDIHLLVQRQVAGNFDVVYGCYESRQHASWRNLTSGLLRRMLRLGIPELHANYSAFRLLKTSVARHCLTMRNSYTFLDGYLTWVTSNVGSIQVTHQPRTIGRSSYTLGRLIRHSINIFVTFSDLPVRMLSYASLVVFILTTLYSGYILLRKLFFNDLLPGFASLIIAIGFGVGLLLLGMGILGEYIHRINLKTTRRPDFIEAETLE
- a CDS encoding acetyltransferase; translation: MKRTAIIGAGALGQQLAQHLRQTVGWQVAGFFDDWYATSTGPEPVFGKVADVAAAYAAGRFDNLLIGIGYHHMARRQELFEDLLAAGLPFAQFVHPAAYVDVSAVLAPGVFVSPGCILDLNVRLEANVLLYTGCIVAHDSAIGSHTIMGPGVRLAGRVRIGERCFLGVGTTIIDSRTVVADVRTGGGAVLIHDADASGTYVGVPARRLPAHSIAPESDSLESC